The Leptospirillum ferriphilum region TGATCAGTCCCGTTCCGTTGATCGATTCGCTCTCGATGCGGCTGATGCCGTTCACGGTCGTCGAGTAGGCCCTCTCCGCGATCAGGACGATCCGTTCTTCCATATCCAGGGCGGAAAGTCCCGGATAATTCCAGACGACATTGACGACGGGAATATCGATGGAGGGAAAGATGTCCAGGATCATCCGGTTGAAGGAGATGATCCCCATGATGAGTATGATGGCCGCCATCACAAAGATGGTATAGGGACGCTTGATCGCGATGCGAACGAGAAACATGCTTGAGGGGCCTCCCGATGTTTTGCCAGAGGACAATCCGGTGGGCAGATTTGGAAAATACGGGTGCAGACAATTTCCCGTGTGGCCCTTTTATCCCGGAAGGTAAAGAAAGAGTGCCTACTGGCGTGTGTTTTGGGCGTTGCCCAGCCAGGTGGAAATAAACTGCCCTGCGGCTTTCTCGTCGAGGGTGTCCATGCCGAGAAGTCGTGTCCATGCCGTCAGAACGATTCGATGAGGAAGCGAAGGATTGGGTGCAACGATGACCGCTTTCCCTTCCTCAAGACCCAGCGAAGGGGAGTAGGTGTCGAAGGAGGACGCAATCTTCTTGAGCGCCTCGACGGTATGAGGGCAGGTACAGTTGTACTGAATCAGAACGTTTCCGTGCTCCAGAAGATGGACCTGGATGTAGGCCGGCAGCGGTGAAGAGGGAGTGTAGCTGTCGATAAACTGTTCCATGTGTGGTCCCGACGTGGGCGGATTGGAATTGTACTGAAACTTCTGGAGACGGGCCAGATCCCAGTGATCGTGTCCCTGGGACGGATAGTACATTCCCGGATGGGTTGCGTCCGTCGCCGCGGAAACAGGAGTCGTCGCCGGACTGGACGCGCGAGAGGAGGAAACGGTGTCCGGCGGAGGCGCCGACGGATTTTTCTGCCGGCTGACATAAACGAAGAAAACGGTCAGGATGAACAGAACCAGAATGAGAGGCCAACGGGAAAGCAGGGAATTTTTTCTGGCCGGTGCGGCAGTCATGAGCGGCACGTCCTTTCAGGAGCTGGGGGCGTTGGTATTTTTGAAAGAGATGTATGTGATATCGGACACATCCGGGAGGTGCACCCGTCACACGGATTGATCCGGGACATTTTTTTTATTATCGCCGGAGAAGCCCCGTTGTTCAATGAGGCCTTGTCTCGCCGGGAGAAAAGCCCGGAAAAATAAGGAAGAACGCCTTTCCCTTTTTTCCGGGCGGCAGGAGACAGGAGGGATGTCAGAAGAAGCCGGGCATCATCATGCCGGGTCCCATAAATCCCGGTCCCATAAATCCCGGGTCCATGAATCCCGGATCCATCATGTCCATTGGCATGGGAGGAGGAGCAGGAGCCTGTGCATGCAGATGGCGTCCACGGATGACGGGAATGCGAACGCTCCGTCCTCCGGCTGTCCGAAGATCCGTCGGTCCGATGACGGTTCCGATGACTTCCATTTTATGCCCCGGTTTGTATCGGTCGGCGGGAAGGAATTCGTCGGTCACGATCTCGAAAATTCCCATGGAAGGTTTTTCCGTGTCGGGATGGAGCTCTTTCCCCAGCGGATACTCTTTCACGATGATCGTACTGACCATGCCCTTCCGGGTGATGTTCAGAATTTTTCCGCCAAGAATGACATGCTGTCCCTGGAGGGATTCCGGGTGATGGGCGATGTCCCGGAAAAGAATCTGTCGATCGGCCCATCGGACTTCCTGTTTGGGAAAGGGCGGTGAGTCAAACAGCGCGCATCCTGAAAAAACAGAAAAGACGACGGCGAGCATGGTAAAAACGCGGAGTTTTTCGCAGAACCGGAAAAATGGTCTTCCGGTTAAATGGATCGGCATGGGGTTGTCCTCCTTCGCTGGTTGTTCCGATAGC contains the following coding sequences:
- a CDS encoding DUF3105 domain-containing protein, with the protein product MTAAPARKNSLLSRWPLILVLFILTVFFVYVSRQKNPSAPPPDTVSSSRASSPATTPVSAATDATHPGMYYPSQGHDHWDLARLQKFQYNSNPPTSGPHMEQFIDSYTPSSPLPAYIQVHLLEHGNVLIQYNCTCPHTVEALKKIASSFDTYSPSLGLEEGKAVIVAPNPSLPHRIVLTAWTRLLGMDTLDEKAAGQFISTWLGNAQNTRQ
- a CDS encoding Slp family lipoprotein; amino-acid sequence: MPIHLTGRPFFRFCEKLRVFTMLAVVFSVFSGCALFDSPPFPKQEVRWADRQILFRDIAHHPESLQGQHVILGGKILNITRKGMVSTIIVKEYPLGKELHPDTEKPSMGIFEIVTDEFLPADRYKPGHKMEVIGTVIGPTDLRTAGGRSVRIPVIRGRHLHAQAPAPPPMPMDMMDPGFMDPGFMGPGFMGPGMMMPGFF